One Synergistaceae bacterium genomic window, CAAGTGTAGCTAAATCATGCATTTTTTCGAGAATATTCTGCGCTTTCTTCATGGCCTCGTCCATTTTCTTAGTGGCCGGGTCATATTTCACGATATTTTCTGCTTTGTTAGTGCCTTGCGATTTCTGCAGCCCTGACTCGGACAATCTCACAGAGTCATTATTTTTCTGCAAATTAACTTGAGGCAGGACACTTTTATTTTGCCTTAACGTGTTAAAGTTTGAGAGTAAATTTATTGCTTGAATCCTCATGATTATATCACCTCAATACTTTGATTATCGTTAATAGTCAGACATTCGCAGCCGTCTTCAGTGATTAAATAGTCGTCTTCAATTCGCAGGCCGCCCCAGCCTTCTATGTAAATTCCCGGCTCAATTGTAACGACATCACCGGCTCGTAAAATGTCCTTTGAGGTACGCGACAATCTCGGCGACTCGTGAACTTCCAAGCCCAGCCCATGACCAAGTCCATGCAAAAAATTTTTCCCGTAGCCTGCATTCTCTATAACTTTACGCGCAATTAAATCAACGTCAAAACCTGATACGCCCGGACGAAGTGCTTTTGCTGCCTGATTATGAGCGTCTAACAAAATATTATTTATTTCTCGTGCCTTGTCGCTTAAATGAGTCAATGCAAAATTTCTTGTAATATCACTCATATAGCCGTTCACCATTGCGCCGTAATCGACTGTAACAATATCGCCTTCAGCAAATTTTTTATCAGTTGCCGGAGCATGACACATCGCCGTTCTTTCACCTGAAGCGACAATAAAATCATCGTGTGCCCAGCCTTTTTCTGCGCCTAATAATTTAATTTGTTCGTTGAGCTTTATATCAAATTCTATTTCAGTCATTCCGGGGCGGGTTTGCTTTAAAACGTTTGCAAGAGCTTGACGGCCGATTTTCGCAGCTTGTTTGATGTACTCGATTTCTTGAGAGTCTTTGCAGCGTCTTAGAGTCAATATTAAGTCCGACGAGTCAACCCAGTTAGCTTTTACGGGAACAAAATATTTTATGTAATCGGCGTGAGAAATTTTTTCTGCCTCGAAACCTACATTAACCCAGTCAGAATCTTTTACGGCGTTTGCAATGTATTCATAGACAGAAATTTTTGATTGAATGATGATATTATAATTACTCTGCAATTTTGCCTGTGTCGTATAGCGTCCGTCGGTGATTAATATTGCGTCGTTGTGAGTTATTATCAGTCCGGCCGAACTCCCGCGAAAACCTGAAATATAATGACAACTTTCTGAATTTGCGCGTTCATCTACTATTAAGACAAAGGAGTCTAATTTTCTTTCATGCATTAAAGCGCGTAATTTTTCGAGTCTAGCGTTCATTGAGTATCACTCCTGAAAAAATTTCATGATTCGTTCTTTATAGTCGGGTGCCTCGTCATAAGCTGCATGGCCGTAATTCTCGTAAATATATAATTGAGCACCGATTTTATTTGCTGTCTCACGTGAATAATCAGCCCCGAAAATTTTATCAAGTTCAGCACCGATTACAAGAACGGGAGATTTTATCTTGTCTAGCTGGTCATAAATATCAAAGTCTCTAACTGCTTTAGTAAGAATTATAAATCTTTCAAGCTCTGAGTCGCTCAAATTTTTATTTGCGTCAAGAATTGCATCACGATATTTTGCGAAAAATTCCGGCGTATAAACATTTTCGGAGAATGCTAGATTTACGGCGTTAATATTTTTCTCGCGGGCAAGAGTCAATAAATCATTCCAAAATTTTACTGTTCTAGGCTTTGCACGTGAGAGAGTAGAGCCTAATACAATTTTTCGAGTCAAATCCGGCCGATTCACAGCTAAAGACTGCGCAATCATTCCGCCCATTGACACGCCTAAAATGTCAGCATTCTTTATCCCTAGCGAGTCAAGAGAGTCGGCCAAGTCCTGCGCTAAATTTGAGATATTATAATTTTCCGGTAAATCATCGCGGACATCGAACAAGAATACTTCATAATCGCGCGAAAAAATTTTATATGCTTCTGCGACTGAATCAGCGTAATTCATTACACTTTTTAAGCTCATACCGGGAATTATCACGAACTTATTTTGACTCGCTTTATTGCCGAACCTGAAAAATTTTAACGCAAATCTTTCTGTCTTGAGTGACTCTATTTTTATGGGCATGATTGACTCCTTCGCGTTAGTCCTGCTGATAATTATATGACTGCATAATAATATACATGACATTATCAATATCAGATAGTTTTTCCATATAAATTTCAACATCGCCGTTTCCCCACTTTCTTTGTCCTGTTGTATCTTTGCAAATGCCTTCAGGGTCGTTTATGTCTGCAAATTTCATGTTAATAGCGATTCTAAGCCTCTGACTCTGAAAGAAGACATCAGCAAAATTTGTATCGAGCTTATAAGCAATATATAATTTCTTGAATTCACGCCTTACATATGACGAAATATTTTGAATGCGCGAGTCCAGCAAATTAAATAATTCCATCGTGTGAGCATTAGTACTGTAACTTGCCATGCTGTAACGCTCTTCCTGCCCCTGATATTTAGCGAGTTCTTCAGGTGTCATGCTAGGAAATTCCCATATTTTGACTGCCTTAGACGCTAATAAATTCGCGCGGTTAATAATATTTTGCTCGTTCCATTCCGTTAAAGCTATAATATCAGAATTAAGACGTAAAGCACTTTGCTTAAATCCGCCTGTTATATTCATTTTTTCAGTGAATGAGCTGTTACTCATTTCAGAATTATAAGCAGTCAGAGTCAAATTTCCGATCGTGTGCAAATATTTTTTCTGAATTTCGCGCCAGTTATCACCGAGCATTTTTTGCCATTCCTGAGTCAAAGTCTGCGGCATTATGTGCTCAATAGTATAATTTGCCATGTTTATGGGAGCTTTATTATCAAAATTTTCGAGTCGGCTCAATATAAATTTATGAGTCTGCATTGTATAAATATCACGATTCACAAACGCAGCAATAAATTTATCATCATCAGGAAATTCACGATAACCGCTGCACATGAGAAAAAATGCTTTGATAGAGTTTACATAATCATCGGGTTTTATTGCATTTCTCAAAGTCGCAAAAGTTTTATTCAATGAATTTGTCGGGAAATCGCATATACTTCGGCGGAAGACATAACTAATACAGAGCCTCAAAACTTGTTTAAATTCTGAATCACTGATAATTTTTTTCTCGTAATCATCACGGACTCTGAGCAAAAACGGATAAGATATGCTCATTCTAAGCTCGTTAATGTCCTCATAGAGATATTTAATTTCTGAGTCAGTGCTCCTCATGAAAATTATATCAGTGTAATAGACGGCATATTTATATAAATCGGCGCATAAATCGCGGGCTGATGCAAATTCTGAATTTATGCTGTAATGTTTAAATTCTTCGTAAGTGCGGTTCTTGTTGGGTATCCGGGCAAGTTTCATAGTTATATAATCGCGAAAGAAATCATCCATACTAGCGATACCAAAAAGTTTTTCCATTGGTCTCCATGAATGTTCATAAATATACGTCTGCTCGTCTGAATCAAGTCCCATCAGCAAATAATTTCGTATTAAGTCAGACTCTGATAATTCTTTGCCGGTTGAGTTCAAACTCTCAAAAATTGCCTGCGCGTCATCGTCTGAACGGTCGAGAGTTATATTTACAATTTGGAGTTTACCTATAGACTCGTATATTTCTAATGGCTGCAAGACTTTATCATTAATTTTGTCGGCAAAAAATTTATAATTCTCCAGCAGTCTTGATTTAGTGCCATTATTTATGGGCTTATGC contains:
- a CDS encoding alpha/beta fold hydrolase, producing the protein MPIKIESLKTERFALKFFRFGNKASQNKFVIIPGMSLKSVMNYADSVAEAYKIFSRDYEVFLFDVRDDLPENYNISNLAQDLADSLDSLGIKNADILGVSMGGMIAQSLAVNRPDLTRKIVLGSTLSRAKPRTVKFWNDLLTLAREKNINAVNLAFSENVYTPEFFAKYRDAILDANKNLSDSELERFIILTKAVRDFDIYDQLDKIKSPVLVIGAELDKIFGADYSRETANKIGAQLYIYENYGHAAYDEAPDYKERIMKFFQE
- a CDS encoding DUF262 domain-containing protein — its product is MYAQKSNINTMLNGEKQFIIPIYQRFYSWDIEQCRQLYNDIVSMQKNGRKAHFIGSIVNVVEHASATGVEKFLIIDGQQRITTILLLLTALRDYAEKTQDNNINTRRIDNTFLKNEYVDGYERYKLLLTDSDREIFISLVEHKPINNGTKSRLLENYKFFADKINDKVLQPLEIYESIGKLQIVNITLDRSDDDAQAIFESLNSTGKELSESDLIRNYLLMGLDSDEQTYIYEHSWRPMEKLFGIASMDDFFRDYITMKLARIPNKNRTYEEFKHYSINSEFASARDLCADLYKYAVYYTDIIFMRSTDSEIKYLYEDINELRMSISYPFLLRVRDDYEKKIISDSEFKQVLRLCISYVFRRSICDFPTNSLNKTFATLRNAIKPDDYVNSIKAFFLMCSGYREFPDDDKFIAAFVNRDIYTMQTHKFILSRLENFDNKAPINMANYTIEHIMPQTLTQEWQKMLGDNWREIQKKYLHTIGNLTLTAYNSEMSNSSFTEKMNITGGFKQSALRLNSDIIALTEWNEQNIINRANLLASKAVKIWEFPSMTPEELAKYQGQEERYSMASYSTNAHTMELFNLLDSRIQNISSYVRREFKKLYIAYKLDTNFADVFFQSQRLRIAINMKFADINDPEGICKDTTGQRKWGNGDVEIYMEKLSDIDNVMYIIMQSYNYQQD
- a CDS encoding aminopeptidase P family protein, encoding MNARLEKLRALMHERKLDSFVLIVDERANSESCHYISGFRGSSAGLIITHNDAILITDGRYTTQAKLQSNYNIIIQSKISVYEYIANAVKDSDWVNVGFEAEKISHADYIKYFVPVKANWVDSSDLILTLRRCKDSQEIEYIKQAAKIGRQALANVLKQTRPGMTEIEFDIKLNEQIKLLGAEKGWAHDDFIVASGERTAMCHAPATDKKFAEGDIVTVDYGAMVNGYMSDITRNFALTHLSDKAREINNILLDAHNQAAKALRPGVSGFDVDLIARKVIENAGYGKNFLHGLGHGLGLEVHESPRLSRTSKDILRAGDVVTIEPGIYIEGWGGLRIEDDYLITEDGCECLTINDNQSIEVI